The following are encoded together in the Drosophila sechellia strain sech25 chromosome 3R, ASM438219v1, whole genome shotgun sequence genome:
- the LOC6614013 gene encoding TBC1 domain family member 4 isoform X4, translating to MAELMHQMRDPAHTLGGSVGSIPQTLIGGGGGSHGNSNGALNGIHATPATNLKMSEAMRNAQHDTSPNPVSSKMKASKSYTHGLSSSSGTVNIPTSTSAQSNLSLLADISPNHTHFFEVMYVGKIRVSQKRVPNTFIDDALPKFKAYDAQRLRLLQNRKMSLSSEGGVGIEAKPSSSLKSHDLKEEDEEEQEQHKGQDDSQHSQAKPLVQLQLTGAEEGAAPRPLEDNKEKKSPEKRPLLRGQSQIELGHKEHSDGFQPSAANSQLEAPNVIVNKQPTPPRDQGVGTGTASASAGPSQLHPNYAMDNIPKQRDRSASQGCIPPYVEQNRTMVFLVGRCDLRLISPDRKQVLLYKDFKDVASCVHGQKSLDHFGIICRELNNDGYIGYVFKCQSEHVCDDIVAAIAQAFDTCAEQKKKQDTQIFSCEHCPMLWYHKLCTDVEGLSEKKTQALILRRIETLSDDEQEIVWAKFCGSEKTNSPVAEQNQFLMMLLRAHCESRQQRHVHDTAENRSEFLNQYLGGSTIFMKAKRSLTNSFDNLLKRKPSKDDIAVPSHNLRDIREGSAEPLGTQSPPEGFRSRSNTVGASPSSKPTAEQLKSPMMDIFIKVGNSPKESETHQGSWRQAILNSVVTPSKGLDSEVPTEFLSPMRKPVKRGKRNADELRELWRTAIRQTIMLNRMETENAMLQARQNENELKRIKLDYEEIVPCDKQLIERWEQIIERNSTQIGNKKDPKVLGHAIRTGVPRSKRGDVWTFLAEQHSMNTAPVDTKRFPNFNTPYHTLLKHLTEHQHAIFIDLGRTFPNHQFYKDPLGLGQLSLFNLLKAYSILDPELGYCQGLGFICGVLLLHCDEANAFQLLKHLMFRRNMRTKYLPDMKKFQLQLYQLSRLVKDHLPDLYVWLDQNDVSPTLYAAPWILTVFSSQFPLGFVARVFDLLFLESSDVIFKFAIALLSVHKQQLLAKDNFEEIMDYLKTVVPKMEHTCMEQIMKLVFSMDIGKQLAEYNVEYNVLQEEITTTNHHLEMLNREKTQNQHLEQQLQFAQSSIAQLETTRSSQQAQITTLQSQVQSLELTIQTLGRYVGQLVEHNPDLELPNEVRRMLQQLDDLDRQRRKPIFTERKIGKSVSVNSHLGFPLKVLEELTERDELGSPQKQKKEKTPFFEQLRQQQQQHRLNGGGQSSNVGESVSPTPPSRPNRLLDNASARTVMQVKLDELKLPEHVDKFVANIKSPLEVDSGVGTPLSPPSTASNSSGGSIFSRMGYRTTPPALSPLAQRQSYGVANTTAPSPQHMDEVAPATTLAVLPRDDVEEPQPMHPLSMVGGDVNVRFKGTTQLKSIRPVHHMRAIPLGGVQHPSSTEPAVRVAPVPVELAPPAATATTGRS from the exons ATGGCCGAGCTGATGCACCAGATGCGTGACCCCGCCCACACGCTGGGAGGTTCCGTGGGCAGCATTCCGCAGACGCTGATCGGCGGCGGTGGAGGCAGCCACGGAAACTCCAATGGAGCGCTGAACGGAATCCACGCCACGCCCGCCACGAATCTGAAGATGAGCGAGGCAATGCGCAATGCTCAGCACGACACCAGCCCCAATCCAGTCAGCTCTAAGATGAAGGCCTCCAAGTCGTACACCCATGGCCTGAGTAGCTCCTCGGGCACGGTGAACATTCCCACGTCCACGTCGGCCCAGAGCAATCTCTCCCTGCTAGCGGACATCTCGCCGAACCACACGCACTTCTTCGAGGTGATGTACGTGGGCAAGATCCGGGTGTCCCAGAAGCGGGTGCCCAACACCTTCATTGACGACGCCCTGCCCAAGTTCAAGGCGTACGATGCCCAGCGCCTGAGACTTCTCCAGAACCGCAAGATGTCTCTCAGCAGTGAGGGTGGTGTGGGCATCGAAGCGAAGCCCAGCAGCTCCCTTAAGAGTCACGATTTgaaggaggaggacgaggaggagcaggagcagcacaaGGGGCAGGACGATTCACAGCATTCACAGGCCAAGCCCTTGGTGCAACTACAGCTGACGGGCGCCGAGGAAGGAGCTGCCCCGCGACCCCTGGAGGACAACAAGGAGAAGAAGTCCCCGGAGAAACGGCCGCTGCTGCGAGGTCAGAGTCAAATCGAACTGGGCCACAAGGAGCA CTCCGACGGTTTCCAGCCATCAGCAGCCAATAGCCAACTGGAGGCGCCCAATGTCATTGTAAACAAGCAGCCCACGCCGCCCAGGGATCAGGGTGTGGGCACTGGGACCGCTTCCGCTTCTGCGGGTCCCAGTCAACTGCATCCCAATTATGCGATGGATAA CATACCCAAGCAGAGGGATCGCTCCGCCTCGCAGGGCTGCATTCCGCCGTATGTGGAGCAGAACCGGACGATGGTGTTCCTGGTGGGCCGGTGCGATCTCCGACTCATCTCGCCCGATCGCAAGCAGGTTCTGCTCTACAAGGACTTCAAGGACGTGGCCAGCTGCGTGCACGGCCAGAAGTCGCTGGATCACTTCGGCATCATCTGCCGGGAGCTGAACAACGATGGCTACATTGGCTACGTGTTCAAGTGCCAGTCGGAGCATGTGTGCGATGACATAGTGGCGGCCATTGCCCAGGCCTTTGACACCTGCGCCgagcagaagaagaagcaggaTACCCAAATCTTCAGCTGCGAGCACTGTCCGATGCTCTGGTACCACAAACTATGCACTGACGTCGAAGGCCTTTCCGAGAAGAAGACCCAGGCCCTGATCCTGCGCCGAATCGAGACTTTGAGCGACGACGAGCAGGAGATTGTGTGGGCCAAGTTCTGCGGCTCTGAGAAGACCAACTCTCCGGTGGCCGAGCAAAATCAGTTTCTCATGATGCTGCTCAGGGCGCACTGCGAGTCCAGACAGCAGAGACATGTCCACGACACCGCCGAGAACCGGTCGGAGTTCCTTAACCAATATCTCGGTGGCAGCACCATATTCATGAAGGCCAAGCGCTCGCTTACCAACTCGTTTGATAATCTCCTCAAGCGGAAGCCCTCCAAGGATGACATTGCTGTGCCGTCGCACAACTTGAGGGACATCAGGGAGGGATCCGCCGAGCCGCTGGGCACCCAGTCACCTCCCGAGGGCTTCCGATCGCGATCGAACACGGTGGGAGCTAGTCCCAGCAGCAAGCCCACAGCTGAGCAACTAAAGAGTCCCATGATGGATAT ATTCATCAAGGTGGGCAACAGTCCCAAAGAGTCGGAAACCCATCAGGGCTCCTGGCGTCAGGCCATACTTAATAGTGTAGTGACACCATCCAAGGGTCTGGATAGTGAGGTGCCCACCGAGTTTCTGTCGCCAATGCGAAAGC CGGTCAAGCGTGGAAAGCGGAATGCGGATGAGCTGAGGGAACTGTGGCGCACTGCCATTCGGCAGACTATAATGCTGAACCGCATGGAGACGGAGAACGCCATGTTGCAGGCGCGGCAGAATGAGAACGAGCTAAAGCGCATTAAACTGGACTACGAGGAGATTGTGCCCTGCGACAAGCAGCTAATCGAGCGATGGGAGCAGATCATCGAGCGCAACTCCACACAGATAGGCAACAAGAAGGATCCCAAGGTCCTGGGCCACGCCATTCGCACCGGAGTACCGCGATCGAAGCGCGGCGATGTCTGGACCTTCCTGGCCGAGCAGCATTCCATGAACACGGCACCGGTGGACACAAAGCGATTCCCCAACTTCAATACACCGTATCACACGCTGCTGAAACACCTCACTGAGCATCAGCATGCTATTTTCATCGATCTGGGCAGGACGTTTCCCAATCACCAGTTCTACAAAGATCCGCTTGGTCTCGGCCAGTTGTCGCTGTTTAACCTGCTGAAGGCGTATTCCATTCTAGATCCGGAATTAGGGTACTGCCAGGGTCTGGGCTTCATCTGCGGCGTCTTACTCCTACAT TGTGATGAAGCCAATGCATTTCAACTGCTGAAGCACTTGATGTTCCGCCGTAATATGCGCACAAAATACCTGCCTGACATGAAAAAGTTTCAACTGCAGCTGTATCAGCTCTCCCGATTGGTCAAGGATCATCTGCCAGATCTGTACGTGTGGCTCGATCAGAACGATGTCTCGCCCACTTTGTATGCGGCTCCATGGATCCTCACCGTCTTTAGCTCACAGTTTCCGCTGGGTTTCGTGGCCCGCGTCTTTGATCTGCTCTTCCTGGAATCCTCCGATGTAATCTTTAAGTTTGCCATTGCCCTGCTCTCCGTGCACAAGCAGCAACTACTGGCCAAGGATAACTTCGAAGAGATTATGGACTATCTGAAGACCGTCGTCCCGAAGATGGAGCACACCTGCATGGAGCAGATTATGAAGCTGGTCTTTAGCATGGACATAGGAAAGCAGCTTGCCGAATACAATGTGGAGTACAATGTGCTGCAGGAGGAGATTACCACCACCAACCATCACCTAGAAATGCTGAACAGGGAGAAGACGCAGAATCAGCATCTGGAGCAGCAGTTGCAG TTTGCTCAATCTTCGATTGCTCAGCTGGAGACGACTCGTTCCTCACAGCAAGCTCAGATAACCACGCTGCAATCGCAAGTTCAGTCTCTGGAGCTAACCATCCAAACGCTCGGTCGCTACGTTGGCCAACTGGTGGAACACAATCCCGACCTGGAGCTGCCAAACGAGGTGCGACGCATGCTCCAGCAGCTGGACGACTTGGACCGCCAGCGTCGCAAGCCCATATTCACCGAACGCAAGATCGGCAAATCCGTTTCCGTCAACAGTCACTTGGGGTTTCCACTCAAGGTGCTCGAAGAGCTGACCGAAAGAGACGAACTTGGTTCGCCACAAAAGCAGAAGAAGGAGAAGACACctttttttgaacagttgcgtcagcagcagcaacagcatcgcCTCAACGGCGGCGGCCAGTCATCTAATGTCGGTGAGTCGGTGTCCCCGACTCCACCTTCGCGACCCAATCGCCTCCTGGACAATGCCAGCGCTCGGACCGTAATGCAAGTGAAACTGGATGAGCTGAAGCTGCCGGAGCACGTGGATAAGTTCGTAGCAAATATCAAAAGTCCCTTGGAGGTGGATTCCGGCGTAGGCACGCCTCTCAGCCCACCCAGCACGGCGAGTAACAGCAGCGGAGGAAGCATATTCAGCCGCATGGGCTATCGAACAACTCCCCCAGCCCTTTCCCCGCTCGCCCAGCGGCAAAGTTACGGCGTGGCAAATACCACAGCACCATCTCCGCAGCACATGGATGAGGTGGCGCCCGCAACGACATTGGCTGTATTGCCGCGGGATGATGTCGAGGAGCCACAGCCCATGCATCCGCTCAGCATGGTCGGGGGCGATGTGAACGTGCGCTTTAAGGGCACCACGCAGCTCAAATCCATACGTCCGGTGCACCACATGCGTGCGATTCCGCTGGGTGGAGTACAGCATCCTTCCAGCACGGAGCCCGCGGTGCGAGTGGCTCCCGTGCCCGTGGAGCTGGCCCCGCCAGCGGCCACTGCGACCACCGGCCGCAGCTAA